One region of Streptomyces capillispiralis genomic DNA includes:
- the desA gene encoding lysine decarboxylase DesA, giving the protein MRSHLLNDTTAERYRRSVTEGVERVAAKLATTDRPFTGVTVDSLTPLIDAIDLDRPLGDTTAALDELEEVYLRDAVYFHHPRYLAHLNCPVVIPAVLGEAVLSAVNSSLDTWDQSAGGTLIERKLIDWTTARIGLGPAADGVFTSGGTQSNLQALLLAREEAKSEDLAQLRVFASEVSHFSVKKSAKLLGLGPDAVVAIPVDHDKRLQTVALARELERCAEAGLVPMAVVATAGTTDFGSIDPLPEIAELCERFGAWMHVDAAYGCGLLASLKYRDRVDGIERADSVTVDYHKSFFQPVSSSAVLVRDAATLRHATYHAEYLNPRRMVQERIPNQVDKSLQTTRRFDALKLWMTLRVMGADGIGQLFDEVCELAAEGWKLLAADPRYDVVVEPSLSTLVFRYIPASVTDPAEIDRANLYARKALFASGDAVVAGTKVGGRHYLKFTLLNPETTTADIAAVLDLIAGHAEQYLGESLDRAC; this is encoded by the coding sequence ATGCGCTCGCACCTGCTCAACGACACCACCGCGGAGCGGTACCGCCGCTCGGTGACCGAAGGAGTCGAGCGGGTGGCCGCCAAACTCGCCACCACCGACCGGCCGTTCACCGGCGTCACGGTCGACTCCCTCACTCCCCTGATCGACGCGATCGACCTCGACCGGCCGCTCGGCGACACCACCGCCGCCCTGGACGAGCTGGAGGAGGTCTACCTCCGCGACGCGGTCTACTTCCACCACCCCCGCTACCTCGCCCACCTCAACTGCCCCGTCGTCATCCCGGCGGTGCTCGGCGAGGCGGTGCTCTCCGCCGTCAACTCCTCCCTGGACACCTGGGACCAGTCGGCCGGCGGCACCCTCATCGAGCGGAAACTGATCGACTGGACGACGGCCCGCATCGGCCTCGGCCCGGCCGCCGACGGCGTGTTCACCTCCGGCGGGACCCAGTCCAACCTCCAGGCGCTGCTGCTCGCCCGTGAGGAGGCCAAGAGCGAGGACCTGGCGCAACTGCGCGTCTTCGCCTCCGAGGTGAGCCACTTCAGCGTGAAGAAGTCCGCGAAACTGCTCGGCCTCGGACCGGACGCCGTGGTGGCGATCCCCGTCGACCACGACAAGCGGCTGCAGACCGTCGCCCTCGCCCGCGAGCTGGAGCGCTGCGCCGAGGCGGGCCTGGTCCCCATGGCCGTCGTCGCCACCGCCGGCACCACCGACTTCGGCTCCATCGACCCGCTGCCCGAGATCGCCGAGCTGTGCGAGCGGTTCGGCGCGTGGATGCACGTGGACGCCGCCTACGGCTGCGGACTGCTCGCCTCGCTGAAGTACCGGGACCGCGTCGACGGCATCGAGCGCGCCGACTCCGTCACCGTCGACTACCACAAGTCCTTCTTCCAGCCGGTCAGTTCCTCGGCCGTGCTGGTCCGCGACGCGGCCACGCTGCGGCACGCCACCTACCACGCGGAGTACCTCAACCCGCGCCGGATGGTGCAGGAGCGCATCCCCAACCAGGTCGACAAGTCCCTGCAGACCACCCGCCGTTTCGACGCGCTCAAGCTGTGGATGACGCTGCGCGTGATGGGCGCCGACGGCATCGGGCAGCTCTTCGACGAGGTCTGCGAGCTGGCCGCCGAGGGCTGGAAGCTGCTGGCCGCCGACCCCCGCTACGACGTGGTGGTCGAGCCGTCCCTGTCCACCCTGGTCTTCCGCTACATCCCGGCGTCCGTGACCGACCCCGCCGAGATCGACCGGGCCAACCTCTACGCCCGCAAGGCCCTGTTCGCCTCCGGTGACGCGGTCGTCGCGGGCACCAAGGTCGGCGGACGCCACTACCTGAAGTTCACCCTGCTGAACCCCGAGACCACGACGGCCGACATCGCCGCCGTCCTCGACCTGATCGCCGGCCACGCCGAGCAGTACCTGGGAGAGTCCCTTGACCGCGCTTGCTGA
- a CDS encoding siderophore-interacting protein yields MTTAVAAPFRFFSLRVAGTRRLGPSLVRVTFTGPELREFRSGGLDQSLTLFLPQPGRSEPVVPVHLGDSWWQGWRELPDDVRAVMRSYTLRSLRADAEGRTTEIDIDFVLHGIGPGTSLEAGPASRWAARAATGDRVLLLGPAVADNRAIRFRPPEDADPVLIWADETALPATEAVLEALPAGTRARVWLEVPHAGDVHDLTTAADAEITWFVRNGSDQGSPMALDTVRAAELPTDGRPYVWIAGESGCVKRLRRHFVGERGIDRRRVTFVGYWRHGMTEEQLREQA; encoded by the coding sequence GTGACCACCGCCGTAGCCGCCCCGTTCCGCTTCTTCTCCCTCCGGGTCGCAGGGACGAGGCGGCTCGGCCCGTCCCTCGTCCGGGTCACCTTCACGGGACCCGAACTCCGGGAGTTCCGCTCCGGGGGGCTGGACCAGTCCCTGACGCTGTTCCTGCCGCAGCCGGGCCGGAGCGAGCCGGTCGTGCCGGTGCACCTCGGGGACTCCTGGTGGCAGGGCTGGCGCGAACTGCCCGACGACGTACGGGCGGTGATGCGCTCGTACACGCTGCGGAGCCTGCGCGCGGACGCCGAGGGGCGCACCACGGAGATCGACATCGATTTCGTGCTGCACGGCATCGGCCCCGGCACCTCCCTGGAGGCCGGCCCGGCCTCACGCTGGGCGGCGCGGGCCGCCACCGGTGACCGGGTGCTGCTGCTCGGGCCCGCGGTCGCCGACAACCGCGCGATCCGCTTCCGTCCGCCCGAGGACGCCGATCCCGTCCTGATCTGGGCCGACGAGACCGCCCTGCCCGCCACCGAGGCCGTGCTGGAGGCCCTGCCGGCCGGCACCCGCGCCCGGGTCTGGCTGGAGGTGCCGCACGCCGGGGACGTCCACGACCTGACCACGGCGGCCGACGCCGAGATCACCTGGTTCGTCCGGAACGGCTCCGACCAGGGCTCCCCCATGGCCCTGGACACCGTCCGCGCCGCCGAACTCCCCACCGACGGACGCCCGTACGTCTGGATCGCCGGCGAGTCCGGCTGTGTGAAGCGGCTGCGGCGGCACTTCGTGGGCGAGCGCGGCATCGACCGCCGGCGCGTGACGTTCGTGGGCTACTGGCGCCACGGGATGACCGAGGAGCAGCTGCGCGAACAGGCGTGA
- a CDS encoding ABC transporter substrate-binding protein codes for MSHSTTARFSRRGLLAAGGALGLGAVLTACGNDDASGGGSDAAGDGAAASGPWSFKDDRGTTVKLDKVPTRIVAFTGVAAALHDYGIEVEGVFGPTRTTDGKADVQAGDMDVSKLTIFGNKFDSFNVEQYAAFQPEVLISTTFDDAGTLWYVPEASKDKIAKLAPSVAVSVYDRQMPEPLRRMAELAESLGADMKAAKVVEAKKRFEAAAERLRKAAKARPEIKVLAGSAAPDVFYVSGSNYSVDLEYFKALGVNLVEPPESAKKATGGWFETLSWENVDKYPADVIIMDDRASTIQPADVTEATWKKLPAVKAGQVISRSPEPILSYDKCTPLLDNLAEAIEKAKKVS; via the coding sequence ATGTCGCACTCCACCACCGCCCGCTTCTCCCGCCGGGGACTGCTCGCCGCCGGCGGCGCCCTCGGACTCGGCGCCGTGCTCACCGCCTGCGGCAACGACGACGCGAGCGGCGGCGGTTCGGACGCGGCGGGGGACGGCGCGGCCGCGTCCGGCCCGTGGTCCTTCAAGGACGACCGCGGCACCACCGTGAAGCTCGACAAGGTGCCGACGCGGATCGTCGCGTTCACCGGTGTCGCCGCCGCGCTGCACGACTACGGCATCGAGGTGGAGGGCGTCTTCGGGCCCACCAGGACCACGGACGGCAAGGCCGACGTCCAGGCCGGCGACATGGACGTCAGCAAGCTGACGATCTTCGGCAACAAGTTCGACAGCTTCAACGTCGAGCAGTACGCGGCCTTCCAGCCCGAGGTGCTCATCAGCACGACGTTCGACGACGCCGGGACGCTCTGGTACGTCCCGGAGGCCTCCAAGGACAAGATCGCCAAGCTCGCTCCGAGCGTGGCCGTCTCCGTCTACGACCGTCAGATGCCGGAGCCGCTGCGGCGCATGGCCGAACTCGCCGAGTCGCTGGGCGCGGACATGAAGGCGGCGAAGGTCGTCGAGGCGAAGAAGAGGTTCGAGGCCGCCGCCGAGCGGCTGCGCAAGGCCGCCAAGGCCCGGCCGGAGATCAAGGTGCTGGCGGGCTCCGCCGCCCCGGACGTCTTCTACGTCTCCGGCTCGAACTACTCCGTCGACCTGGAGTACTTCAAGGCCCTCGGGGTGAACCTCGTCGAGCCCCCCGAGTCGGCCAAGAAGGCCACCGGCGGCTGGTTCGAGACCCTGAGCTGGGAGAACGTCGACAAGTACCCGGCCGACGTCATCATCATGGACGACCGCGCCTCGACCATCCAGCCCGCCGACGTCACCGAGGCGACCTGGAAGAAGCTCCCCGCGGTCAAGGCCGGCCAGGTCATCTCCCGCTCCCCCGAGCCGATCCTGTCCTACGACAAGTGCACCCCGCTGCTCGACAACCTCGCCGAGGCCATCGAGAAGGCCAAGAAGGTCAGCTGA
- a CDS encoding acyl-CoA dehydrogenase family protein produces the protein MDHKLSPELEELRRTVEEFAHDVVAPKIGDFYERHEFPYEIVREMGRMGLFGLPFPEEYGGMGGDYFALGVALEELARVDSSVAITLEAGVSLGAMPLHLFGTEEQKREWLPRLCSGEMLGAFGLTEPDGGSDAGATRTTARLDEATGEWVINGTKCFITNSGTDITGLVTVTAVTGRKPDGRPLISAIIVPSGTPGFTVAAPYSKVGWNASDTRELSFQDVRVPAANLLGEEGRGYAQFLRILDEGRIAIAALATGLAQGCVDESVKYARERHAFGRPIGANQAIQFKIADMEMKAHTARLAWRDAASRLVAGEPFKKEAALAKLYSSTVAVDNARDATQVHGGYGFMNEYPVARMWRDSKILEIGEGTSEVQRMLIARELGLAG, from the coding sequence ATGGACCACAAGCTCTCCCCCGAACTGGAAGAACTCCGCCGCACCGTGGAGGAGTTCGCGCACGACGTGGTGGCGCCGAAGATCGGCGACTTCTACGAGCGGCACGAGTTCCCGTACGAGATCGTGCGGGAAATGGGCCGCATGGGGCTGTTCGGGCTGCCGTTCCCGGAGGAGTACGGCGGCATGGGCGGCGACTACTTCGCGCTGGGGGTGGCCCTGGAGGAACTGGCCCGGGTGGACTCGTCGGTGGCGATCACGCTGGAGGCCGGTGTCTCGCTCGGCGCGATGCCGCTGCACCTGTTCGGCACCGAGGAGCAGAAGCGGGAGTGGCTGCCCCGGCTGTGCTCGGGCGAGATGCTGGGCGCGTTCGGCCTGACGGAGCCGGACGGCGGCAGTGACGCGGGCGCGACCCGTACGACGGCCCGGCTGGACGAGGCGACCGGCGAGTGGGTGATCAACGGCACGAAGTGCTTCATCACCAACTCGGGCACCGACATCACGGGGCTGGTGACGGTCACGGCGGTCACCGGCCGCAAGCCGGACGGCAGGCCGCTGATCTCGGCGATCATCGTGCCGTCGGGCACGCCGGGCTTCACGGTGGCGGCGCCGTACTCGAAGGTCGGCTGGAACGCCTCGGACACGCGGGAGCTGTCGTTCCAGGACGTGCGGGTGCCGGCGGCGAACCTGCTGGGCGAGGAGGGCCGCGGGTACGCGCAGTTCCTGCGGATCCTGGACGAGGGCCGGATCGCCATCGCGGCGCTGGCCACCGGTCTGGCGCAGGGCTGCGTGGACGAGTCGGTCAAGTACGCCAGGGAGCGGCACGCGTTCGGCCGTCCGATCGGCGCCAACCAGGCCATCCAGTTCAAGATCGCCGACATGGAGATGAAGGCGCACACGGCCCGGCTCGCCTGGCGTGACGCGGCGAGCCGTCTGGTGGCCGGCGAACCCTTCAAGAAGGAGGCGGCGCTGGCGAAGCTGTACTCGTCCACGGTGGCCGTGGACAACGCGCGCGACGCCACGCAGGTCCACGGCGGCTACGGCTTCATGAACGAGTATCCGGTCGCCCGCATGTGGCGCGACTCGAAGATCCTGGAGATCGGCGAGGGCACGAGCGAGGTCCAGCGGATGCTGATCGCGCGGGAGTTGGGGCTGGCGGGCTGA
- a CDS encoding hydroxymethylglutaryl-CoA lyase, translated as MNATELGLPMTVAAQGLPARVRIHEVGARDGLQNEKATVATAVKAEFVRRLAGTGLSTIEATSFVHPKWVPQLADAEDLYAAVADLPVSLPVLVPNERGLDRALALGARRVAVFASATESFARANLNRTVDESLAMFEPVVRRAKAEGVHVRGYLSMCFGDPWEGAVPVPQVVRVCRALLDMGCDELSLGDTIGVATPGHVTALLGALDGADVPVAALGVHFHDTYGQALSNTLAALQRGVTTVDASAGGLGGCPYAKSATGNLATEDLVWMLRGLGIDTGVDLDRLVATSVWMAAHLGRPSPSRTVRALSHQEQ; from the coding sequence ATGAACGCCACGGAGCTGGGCCTGCCCATGACCGTAGCGGCCCAGGGCCTGCCGGCGCGGGTGCGCATCCACGAGGTGGGCGCGCGCGACGGGCTGCAGAACGAGAAGGCGACCGTGGCGACGGCCGTCAAGGCGGAGTTCGTCCGCCGTCTGGCCGGCACCGGCCTGTCCACGATCGAGGCGACGAGCTTCGTCCACCCCAAGTGGGTGCCCCAGCTGGCGGACGCCGAGGACCTGTACGCGGCGGTGGCGGACCTGCCGGTGTCCCTGCCGGTGCTGGTGCCGAACGAGCGCGGTCTGGACCGTGCGCTGGCGCTCGGCGCCCGGCGGGTCGCGGTGTTCGCCAGTGCCACGGAGTCGTTCGCCAGGGCCAACCTCAACCGCACGGTGGACGAGTCGCTGGCGATGTTCGAGCCGGTGGTGCGGCGGGCCAAGGCGGAGGGCGTCCACGTCCGCGGCTATCTGTCGATGTGCTTCGGCGATCCGTGGGAGGGCGCGGTGCCCGTCCCGCAGGTGGTGCGGGTGTGCCGGGCGCTGCTCGACATGGGCTGCGACGAGCTGAGCCTGGGCGACACCATCGGTGTGGCGACGCCCGGTCATGTGACGGCGCTGCTCGGCGCGCTCGACGGGGCGGACGTCCCCGTGGCCGCGCTGGGCGTGCACTTCCACGACACCTACGGGCAGGCCCTGTCCAACACGCTGGCCGCGCTCCAGCGGGGCGTGACCACCGTCGACGCCTCGGCCGGCGGACTGGGCGGCTGCCCGTACGCGAAGTCCGCCACCGGAAACCTCGCCACCGAAGACCTCGTGTGGATGCTGCGCGGACTCGGCATCGACACCGGGGTCGATCTCGACCGTCTGGTCGCCACAAGCGTCTGGATGGCCGCCCACCTGGGCCGACCCAGCCCGTCCCGCACCGTCCGAGCCCTCTCCCACCAGGAGCAGTGA
- a CDS encoding acetyl-CoA carboxylase biotin carboxylase subunit, translating to MFETVLVANRGEIAVRVIRTLRSMGVRSVAVYSDADADARHVREADTAVRIGPAPAAESYLSVERLLDAAARTGAQAVHPGYGFLAENAGFARACAEAGLVFIGPPADAIALMGDKIRAKETVRAAGVPVVPGSSGSGLTDGQLVEAARGIGMPVLLKPSAGGGGKGMRLVRDAERLADEIAAARREARASFGDDTLLVERWVDRPRHIEIQVLADGHGSVVHLGERECSLQRRHQKIIEEAPSVLLDEETRAAMGEAAVQAARSCGYRGAGTVEFIVPGTDPSSYYFMEMNTRLQVEHPVTELVTGLDLVEWQLRVAAGEPLAFGQDDVTLTGHAVEARLCAEDPARGFLPSGGTVLRLREPQGDGVRTDSGLSEGTEVGSLYDPMLSKVIAYGPDRASALRRLRAALGRTVTLGVQTNAGFLRRLLAHPAVVAGELDTGLVEREVDALVPDEVPAEAYAAAALLRQARLAPVRDAAGWADPFAAADGWRMGGERVWTAHHLRVPGHDPVTVRVRSTPDGGTEVLPPGADTPLRGSAVPDGEDRFTVSLDGVAHTFAALPDGTWLGRDGDAWQVRDHDPVAASLTRAGQGGADSLTAPMPGTVTVVKVAVGDEVSAGQSLLVVEAMKMEHVISAPHAGTVTELDVAPGTTVAMDQVLAVIAPVEEETA from the coding sequence ATGTTCGAGACAGTGCTTGTGGCCAACCGGGGCGAGATCGCCGTCCGCGTCATCCGCACGCTGCGGTCGATGGGCGTGCGCTCGGTGGCCGTGTACTCCGACGCGGACGCCGACGCCCGGCACGTGCGGGAGGCCGACACGGCGGTGCGGATCGGGCCGGCGCCCGCGGCGGAGAGCTACCTGTCGGTGGAGCGGCTCCTCGACGCCGCCGCCCGCACCGGCGCGCAGGCGGTGCACCCGGGGTACGGCTTCCTCGCCGAGAACGCCGGGTTCGCGCGGGCGTGCGCCGAGGCGGGGCTGGTGTTCATCGGGCCGCCGGCGGACGCGATCGCCCTGATGGGCGACAAGATCCGGGCGAAGGAGACGGTGCGGGCGGCCGGAGTGCCGGTGGTGCCCGGCTCCAGCGGCAGCGGTCTGACGGACGGGCAGCTCGTCGAGGCGGCGCGCGGCATCGGCATGCCGGTGCTGCTGAAGCCGTCCGCGGGCGGCGGCGGCAAGGGCATGCGCCTGGTGCGGGACGCGGAGCGGCTGGCCGACGAGATCGCCGCCGCGCGGCGCGAGGCCCGCGCCTCCTTCGGCGACGACACGCTGCTGGTGGAGCGGTGGGTCGACCGGCCCCGGCACATCGAGATCCAGGTCCTGGCGGACGGCCACGGCAGCGTGGTGCACCTGGGCGAGCGCGAGTGCTCGCTGCAGCGCCGGCACCAGAAGATCATCGAGGAGGCGCCCAGCGTGCTCCTCGACGAGGAGACCCGGGCGGCGATGGGCGAGGCGGCGGTGCAGGCGGCCCGCTCCTGCGGCTACCGGGGGGCGGGCACGGTGGAGTTCATCGTGCCGGGCACGGACCCGTCGTCGTACTACTTCATGGAGATGAACACCCGGCTCCAGGTGGAGCACCCGGTGACCGAGCTGGTCACGGGCCTCGACCTGGTGGAGTGGCAGCTGCGGGTGGCGGCGGGCGAACCGCTGGCGTTCGGGCAGGACGACGTCACGCTCACCGGGCACGCGGTGGAGGCGCGGCTGTGCGCGGAGGACCCGGCGCGCGGCTTCCTCCCCTCCGGCGGCACGGTGCTCAGGCTGCGCGAGCCGCAGGGCGACGGCGTGCGCACCGACTCCGGGCTGAGCGAGGGCACCGAGGTCGGCAGCCTCTACGACCCGATGCTGTCCAAGGTCATCGCGTACGGCCCCGACCGGGCGAGCGCGCTGCGCAGGCTGCGGGCGGCGCTGGGGCGGACGGTGACGCTGGGCGTGCAGACCAACGCCGGGTTCCTGCGGCGGCTGCTGGCGCATCCGGCGGTGGTGGCGGGCGAGCTGGACACGGGGCTGGTCGAGCGCGAGGTGGACGCCCTGGTGCCGGACGAGGTGCCGGCCGAGGCGTACGCGGCGGCGGCGCTGCTGCGTCAGGCCCGCCTCGCGCCGGTGCGCGACGCCGCCGGCTGGGCGGACCCGTTCGCCGCCGCGGACGGCTGGCGCATGGGCGGCGAGCGGGTCTGGACGGCGCACCACCTGCGGGTGCCCGGCCACGACCCGGTCACCGTGCGGGTGCGCAGCACCCCGGACGGCGGGACGGAGGTGCTGCCGCCGGGGGCGGACACACCGCTGCGGGGGTCCGCGGTCCCGGACGGCGAGGACCGCTTCACCGTCTCGCTCGACGGTGTCGCCCACACCTTCGCCGCCCTGCCGGACGGCACCTGGCTCGGCCGGGACGGCGACGCCTGGCAGGTGCGCGACCACGACCCGGTGGCCGCGTCCCTCACCCGGGCCGGCCAGGGCGGCGCCGACTCGCTGACCGCGCCGATGCCCGGCACGGTGACGGTGGTGAAGGTGGCCGTCGGCGACGAGGTGAGCGCCGGGCAGAGCCTGCTGGTGGTGGAGGCGATGAAGATGGAGCACGTCATCTCCGCCCCGCACGCCGGCACGGTCACCGAACTGGACGTGGCCCCGGGCACGACGGTCGCCATGGACCAGGTGCTCGCGGTGATCGCGCCCGTGGAGGAGGAGACGGCATGA
- a CDS encoding carboxyl transferase domain-containing protein, which translates to MHEAPELHSAADPASEAFRANEEAHRALVEELRGKLAAAALGGGEKARARHTARGKLLPRERVDTLLDPGSPFLELAPLAADGMYEGQAPAAGVIAGIGRVSGRECVVVANDATVKGGTYYPMTVKKHLRAQEVALDNRLPCVYLVDSGGAFLPMQDEVFPDRDHFGRIFYNQARMSGAGIPQIAAVLGSCTAGGAYVPAMSDEAVIVRNQGTIFLGGPPLVKAATGEVVTAEELGGGEVHSRVSGVTDHLAEDDAHALRIVRTIVSTLPERGSLPWRVEPAVEPKVDPAGLYGAVPVDSRTPYDVREIIARVVDGSRFAEFKAEFGQTLVTGFARIHGHPVGIVANNGILFSESAQKGAHFIELCDQRGIPLVFLQNISGFMVGRDYEAGGIAKHGAKMVTAVACTRVPKLTVVVGGSYGAGNYSMCGRAYSPRFLWMWPNAKISVMGGEQAASVLATVKRDQLQARGEEWPAEDEDAFKAPIRAQYERQGNAYYATARLWDDGVIDPMETRQVLGLALTACANAPLGDPQFGVFRM; encoded by the coding sequence ATGCATGAGGCACCGGAGCTTCACAGCGCGGCCGATCCCGCGTCGGAGGCCTTTCGGGCCAACGAGGAGGCGCACCGCGCGCTCGTGGAGGAGCTGCGCGGCAAGCTGGCCGCGGCCGCCCTCGGCGGCGGCGAGAAGGCGCGGGCGCGGCACACCGCGCGCGGGAAGCTGCTCCCGCGCGAGAGGGTGGACACCCTCCTCGACCCCGGCTCGCCCTTCCTCGAGCTGGCCCCGCTGGCGGCCGACGGGATGTACGAGGGGCAGGCCCCGGCGGCCGGTGTGATCGCCGGGATCGGCCGGGTGAGCGGCCGGGAGTGCGTGGTCGTCGCCAACGACGCCACGGTCAAGGGCGGCACGTACTACCCGATGACCGTGAAGAAGCACCTGCGCGCCCAGGAGGTGGCCCTCGACAACCGCCTGCCCTGCGTCTACCTGGTGGACTCGGGCGGCGCCTTCCTGCCGATGCAGGACGAGGTGTTCCCGGACCGGGACCACTTCGGGCGGATCTTCTACAACCAGGCCCGGATGTCCGGCGCGGGCATCCCGCAGATCGCGGCGGTGCTCGGCTCGTGCACGGCGGGCGGGGCGTACGTCCCGGCGATGAGCGACGAGGCGGTGATCGTGCGGAACCAGGGCACGATCTTCCTCGGCGGCCCGCCGCTGGTGAAGGCGGCCACCGGTGAGGTGGTCACGGCGGAGGAGCTGGGCGGCGGCGAGGTCCACTCGCGGGTGTCGGGCGTGACCGACCACCTGGCGGAGGACGACGCGCACGCGCTGCGGATCGTGCGCACCATCGTCTCCACGCTCCCCGAGCGGGGTTCCCTCCCCTGGCGGGTGGAGCCGGCCGTCGAGCCGAAGGTGGACCCGGCGGGGCTGTACGGCGCGGTGCCGGTGGACTCCCGCACCCCCTACGACGTGCGGGAGATCATCGCGCGGGTGGTGGACGGCTCCCGGTTCGCCGAGTTCAAGGCGGAGTTCGGGCAGACCCTGGTCACCGGCTTCGCCCGGATCCACGGCCACCCGGTGGGGATCGTCGCCAACAACGGCATCCTGTTCTCCGAGTCCGCGCAGAAGGGCGCCCACTTCATCGAGCTGTGCGACCAGCGCGGCATCCCGCTGGTGTTCCTGCAGAACATCTCGGGCTTCATGGTGGGCCGGGACTACGAGGCGGGCGGCATCGCCAAGCACGGCGCCAAGATGGTCACGGCGGTCGCCTGCACACGGGTGCCGAAGCTGACGGTGGTGGTCGGCGGGTCGTACGGCGCGGGCAACTACTCGATGTGCGGGCGGGCGTACTCGCCCCGCTTCCTGTGGATGTGGCCCAACGCGAAGATCTCGGTGATGGGCGGCGAGCAGGCCGCGTCGGTCCTCGCGACCGTCAAGCGGGACCAGCTCCAGGCGCGCGGCGAGGAGTGGCCGGCCGAGGACGAGGACGCCTTCAAGGCCCCGATCCGCGCCCAGTACGAGCGCCAGGGGAACGCCTACTACGCGACGGCCCGCCTCTGGGACGACGGCGTGATCGACCCGATGGAGACCCGGCAGGTGCTGGGCCTGGCCCTGACCGCGTGCGCCAACGCGCCACTGGGCGACCCCCAGTTCGGCGTCTTCCGGATGTGA
- a CDS encoding TetR/AcrR family transcriptional regulator, whose amino-acid sequence MATRTDAPTRREQILREAARLFAERGFHGVGVDEIGAAVGISGPGLYRHFAGKDAMLAELLVGISDSLLTGAKRRLGDADGAAPEAVLDSLIEGHIDFALDDRPLITLHDRELDRLRDSDRKLVRQLQRQYVELWVGVVREVYPELAEPAARSAVHSVFGLLNSTPHLTRPGSLPGRTGTAELLHRMARGAFAAAGAP is encoded by the coding sequence ATGGCCACGAGAACCGACGCCCCCACCCGCCGCGAACAGATCCTCAGGGAGGCCGCCCGGCTCTTCGCCGAGCGCGGTTTCCACGGCGTCGGGGTCGACGAGATAGGCGCCGCGGTCGGCATCAGCGGACCCGGCCTCTACCGGCACTTCGCGGGCAAGGACGCGATGCTCGCGGAGCTGCTGGTAGGGATCAGCGACTCGCTGCTGACCGGCGCCAAGCGGCGCCTGGGGGACGCCGACGGAGCGGCACCCGAGGCGGTCCTCGACTCGCTGATCGAGGGGCACATCGACTTCGCGCTCGACGACCGCCCCCTCATCACCCTGCACGACCGGGAGCTGGACCGCCTCCGGGACAGCGACCGCAAGCTGGTCCGCCAGCTCCAGCGGCAGTACGTCGAGCTGTGGGTGGGCGTGGTGCGCGAGGTGTACCCGGAGCTGGCCGAACCGGCCGCCCGCTCGGCCGTGCACTCGGTGTTCGGCCTGCTCAACTCCACCCCGCACCTGACCCGCCCCGGCTCTCTGCCCGGCCGGACGGGGACCGCCGAACTGCTGCACCGGATGGCCCGGGGCGCGTTCGCGGCGGCGGGCGCGCCCTGA